The following proteins are encoded in a genomic region of Candidatus Moraniibacteriota bacterium:
- a CDS encoding rod shape-determining protein — translation MFIRKIGIDLGTANTLVFIPGKGIVVNEPSVVAVSPTENVVLAVGNQAKEMLGRTPDNIVASRPMKDGVIADYRVTEAMLKYFINKVTGRIRFFRPEIMISIPAGVTSTERRAVIDAAVKAGAKSAYVVKEPLLAAIGAGIPIHNAQGNMIINIGGGTSEIAVISLGGVVAAHSARVGGNKFDQAISDYIKRKYGLAIGDRTAEDIKKEIGSAIAQVKEEHIEIRGRDLMGGLPKTIKISSNEITEALQDELREVVNAIKKVFQETPPELAADIMDKGMVLSGGGALLRNLDQLITKIIGVPCYVADDPILCVIKGIGIALDNLEVYKRTIMLSK, via the coding sequence ATGTTTATACGAAAAATTGGAATAGATTTAGGGACAGCTAATACTTTAGTTTTTATACCCGGAAAAGGAATCGTAGTTAATGAGCCTTCCGTGGTAGCGGTTTCTCCTACAGAGAATGTTGTTTTGGCCGTAGGTAATCAAGCTAAAGAAATGTTAGGACGCACGCCCGACAATATTGTTGCTAGCCGTCCCATGAAAGACGGAGTTATTGCAGATTACAGAGTAACTGAAGCAATGCTTAAGTATTTTATTAATAAAGTTACTGGAAGGATCCGTTTTTTCCGTCCAGAAATTATGATTTCTATTCCAGCGGGGGTAACTTCAACGGAAAGAAGGGCAGTTATTGATGCAGCTGTAAAAGCTGGGGCAAAGTCAGCTTATGTAGTTAAAGAGCCTTTACTAGCAGCTATTGGAGCCGGAATACCCATCCATAATGCCCAGGGCAATATGATTATTAATATAGGTGGTGGAACATCAGAAATAGCTGTAATCTCGCTAGGGGGGGTTGTAGCGGCTCACAGTGCGCGTGTAGGAGGCAACAAATTTGATCAGGCTATTTCTGACTATATCAAACGTAAATATGGTTTAGCAATAGGGGATAGAACAGCTGAAGACATAAAGAAAGAAATTGGAAGTGCAATTGCACAAGTTAAAGAAGAACATATAGAAATTCGAGGACGTGATCTTATGGGAGGCTTGCCAAAAACGATAAAAATTTCTTCAAATGAAATTACTGAAGCACTCCAGGATGAACTCCGTGAAGTGGTTAATGCGATTAAAAAAGTTTTTCAGGAAACCCCTCCGGAATTAGCAGCTGATATTATGGATAAAGGTATGGTTCTTTCCGGTGGTGGTGCGCTTCTAAGAAATTTAGATCAGCTTATAACCAAAATAATTGGAGTTCCGTGCTATGTGGCTGATGATCCTATTTTGTGTGTCATAAAGGGAATCGGAATCGCTTTAGATAATCTGGAAGTTTACAAACGTACGATAATGCTATCAAAATAA